ATCAAGGCGGAACGGCTCCCGTGTCTGCGATCAGCCCGATGTCAGGCTGCCATGCCTTGCAAGATAAGACCAGCGGCGCCGAATTATCAGATCAGAACGGGTTCCAGGTCGCCTGCGGCGTGAACTTCAGATAGCCGAGGTTGACGCCAAGCCGCCAGCCGACACCGGTCCGGATCGGCACGACCGTCACGCCTCCGGCCGTCAGCGCGGTGAAGCCGAAGCCGCCGACGAAATAGACCGAACCGTCGACTCCGCCGAAACGCTGATAGAGCGCGCCCACGCTCGGCAGATTGTAGATCAGCATCATGGTGCGGGCGCCGTCGCCGCCGAAATCGAAGCCGACGGAGGGGCCTTGCCAGTACACCTTGCGGTCGCCCGCATTACGGGTGAACAGCGTGCCCTCGCCAAAACGCAGCCCACCGACGAAAGCACCGGACGCTTCCTGGCCGAGGACATAGCCGTTCGGCTCGCCCCAGCGACGCACCGCCTCCTCGATCGTCAGGGCAAGACCGCGCGAGACATTGCCGAAGAACTGATGGCCGGAGGTAACCAGCTCGTTCTGTGAAAAGGAGCGCTCGTTCTGCTGCGCGGCGGCGGGACCGGCGGCCAGGCCTGCGCCGAGCAGCAGCGCGCTGGCGAACAGGGTGCGGCGGGTATGGTTCATCTCATCGTCTCCAGGCAAGCGCCGGGCATGGGCATTCGGCCTCCTGCCGGGTGGCGTCGACGGTGGGTCGTGCGAATCCTCGTGACCACGGTAACCTCCTGGATACGCTGTATGTGTATCCAAGCGGTGAACTGCGGCGCAGAACGCGCCGTGACGCGACTTGAGCCAAGGATTGGTGTCGATGAAGGCCGCAGCAAGGCATGCCGGGATTGTGCTCGCCGGCATCGGATTAAGCTGTGCGCTTCCGTTCGCGGCCGTAGCGAGTCGGGCGTCAGCCCTGCCCCCGGGCCTGCCGCAAATGCCTAGCCTCGGCGAGAGCATGCAGCGCGACAATCGTTCGGGCTTTGCGCTCTCCGGCTTCGATCCCGTCGCCTATTTCCTGAACGACGCCGCAGTGCCGGGGCTACCCGATTACGAACTGATCTCCGACGGAACGGTCTGGCGCTTCGCGAGCGCCGCCAATCGGGACGCCTTTCGGGAAGCGCCGGAGGTCTATACCCCACGCTTCGGCGGCTTTGATGCCAGCGGTGTCGCGGAAGGACGCGCGGTCGATGCCGACCCGCGCCGTTTCGCCGTTATCGGATCACGTCTCTATTTCTTCCGCAGCGACGAGAATCGCCAGCGCTTCCTCGCCGAGGCGACGTTGCGGGTGAAAGCCCAGGAACGCTGGTCAGCGGTGACCACATTGATCGCACGCTGAAGGCGTGCAAGGGCCGGTTCAGCAGCGGCAGGTCGCCGCCTTCTCGATCGCGAGCCTAGCCAGTCTCTCACAGCTCGCAGCGACGAAAGGCGGATTGCGGAAATCGCGATCGGCATTGCCGTAAACAGGCTTTTCGCCGTCGAGGGTCAAAAGCACACCGCCGGCAGCCGCAAGGATCGCATCGCCGGCGGCGATGTCCCATTCCATCGTGGTGCCGCCGCGCACATGCAGGTCGGCCTCGCCGCTGGCGATAAGCCCGAACTTCACGGCCGAAGACACCGGCGCGCCCTCCCCCTTCGCGAGCGCAGTCGCAACCCCGGCACTGACCGTATCTCCGTGGAAGCGGCTCACCAGCATCCGCGGCCCGTCTGTCGGCTCCGTGCGGACATGGACTTCGCACGCTGCGCCCAGCGGCGCCGCGTCTGCGTCCAATGCCTGCGCGAAGCTCCGGTCTCCACCATACCAGAGCCGGCCTATGGCCGGGGCGGCGATCGCCCCGGCGAGCGGCCGCCCATCGTGGATCACGGCGATGGCGACGCAATAGCTGTCGCCGGAGGCCAGGAACTCACGCGTGCCATCGAGCGGATCTAAAAGAATGAAGACCGAAGCTGGCGCCACTTCGCCGACGCTTTCCTCGCTGACCACCGGAAAGCCGGGCAGCAACTCGGCCAGCGCCTGCTTCGCGGCGAAATCCGCAGCGAGGTCGGCAGAGCAGACCGGCGAGCCGTCCGCCTTGAGCCTGACATCGCGCGCCGCCCGCTTCGCCAGCAAGACCGCAGCCGTGCGCCGCGCCGCCTCGCCGAGCGAGCGTGCAAGCCCGTCCCGGTCGGTCAGACGAGGAT
This sequence is a window from Bosea vestrisii. Protein-coding genes within it:
- a CDS encoding DUF1134 domain-containing protein; the protein is MNHTRRTLFASALLLGAGLAAGPAAAQQNERSFSQNELVTSGHQFFGNVSRGLALTIEEAVRRWGEPNGYVLGQEASGAFVGGLRFGEGTLFTRNAGDRKVYWQGPSVGFDFGGDGARTMMLIYNLPSVGALYQRFGGVDGSVYFVGGFGFTALTAGGVTVVPIRTGVGWRLGVNLGYLKFTPQATWNPF
- a CDS encoding YHS domain-containing (seleno)protein — its product is MLAGIGLSCALPFAAVASRASALPPGLPQMPSLGESMQRDNRSGFALSGFDPVAYFLNDAAVPGLPDYELISDGTVWRFASAANRDAFREAPEVYTPRFGGFDASGVAEGRAVDADPRRFAVIGSRLYFFRSDENRQRFLAEATLRVKAQERWSAVTTLIAR
- a CDS encoding 3'(2'),5'-bisphosphate nucleotidase CysQ family protein — its product is MTIAHDDPRLTDRDGLARSLGEAARRTAAVLLAKRAARDVRLKADGSPVCSADLAADFAAKQALAELLPGFPVVSEESVGEVAPASVFILLDPLDGTREFLASGDSYCVAIAVIHDGRPLAGAIAAPAIGRLWYGGDRSFAQALDADAAPLGAACEVHVRTEPTDGPRMLVSRFHGDTVSAGVATALAKGEGAPVSSAVKFGLIASGEADLHVRGGTTMEWDIAAGDAILAAAGGVLLTLDGEKPVYGNADRDFRNPPFVAASCERLARLAIEKAATCRC